GCAGAAGCCGATGCTCAACACGACAGCCACCACCAGGTAGATCCAGCCGCTCATGCGCATCACGAAAGGCATGAGGCAGGCCGCGAACAGCACGAAGGTGTAGAGCAGGATCTGCAGGCGCGTGAACTCGGAGCCGTGCGTGACCGGCAGCATCGGCAGGCCCGATTTGCGGTAGTCCTCGACGCGGTAGAGCGCCAGTGCCCAGAAGTGCGGCGGTGTCCAGAGGAAGATGATGAGGAACAGGATCAGCGCTTCCGGGGCGACCGTACCGGTCATGGCGGCCCAGCCCAGCACCGGCGGCATGGCGCCCGACGCACCGCCGATCACGATGTTCTGCGGCGTGAGCGGCTTGAGGATCACGGTGTAGACCACCGCATAACCGACGAAGGTGGCGAAGGTCAGCCACATGGTCAGGGGGTTGACGAGGAAGTACAGCACGGCCGACCCGCCCGCGCACAGCGCGGCGGAGAACGTGAGCGTGTGGGCGTTGGTGAGTTCGCCCTTGGCGGTCGGCCGCCAGGCGGTGCGCTTCATCTTGGCGTCGATGCGCTGCTCGACCACGCAGTTGAACGCCGCCGCCGCACCGGCCACGAGCCAGATGCCGAAGCAGGCGATGGCCGCCAGCCTCACCTGCTCCCAGGTGGGCAGGCCGGGCACGGCCAGCACCATGCCGATCAGCGCGCAGAACACGATGAGCTGGATCACGCGCGGCTTGGTGAGCGCGTGGTACTGGCGCCAGACCGAAGGCAGGGCCACGGCAACAGATGGGGTGGGTGCGGAACTCATCGAAGGGGCGTGGAGAAGGGCGTAGGAGAA
The sequence above is a segment of the Hydrogenophaga sp. BPS33 genome. Coding sequences within it:
- the cyoE gene encoding heme o synthase — encoded protein: MSSAPTPSVAVALPSVWRQYHALTKPRVIQLIVFCALIGMVLAVPGLPTWEQVRLAAIACFGIWLVAGAAAAFNCVVEQRIDAKMKRTAWRPTAKGELTNAHTLTFSAALCAGGSAVLYFLVNPLTMWLTFATFVGYAVVYTVILKPLTPQNIVIGGASGAMPPVLGWAAMTGTVAPEALILFLIIFLWTPPHFWALALYRVEDYRKSGLPMLPVTHGSEFTRLQILLYTFVLFAACLMPFVMRMSGWIYLVVAVVLSIGFCAYAFALWRNYSDALARKTFRFSLIHLAALFAALLVDHYV